From Quercus lobata isolate SW786 chromosome 1, ValleyOak3.0 Primary Assembly, whole genome shotgun sequence, one genomic window encodes:
- the LOC115979096 gene encoding 40S ribosomal protein S14-3-like: MSRRKQREPKEENVTLGPATREGEQVFGVAHIFASFNDTFIHVTDLSGRETLVRITGGMKVKADRDESSPYAAMLAAQDVSQRCKELGITALHIKLRATGGNKTKTPGPGAQSALRALARSGMKIGRIEDVTPIPSDSTRRKGGRRGRRL, translated from the exons ATG TCGAGGCGAAAGCAAAGGGAGCCAAAGGAAGAAAATGTGACCCTTGGGCCTGCTACTCGTGAAGGAGAACAAGTTTTTGGAGTGGCTCACATTTTTGCATCCTTTAATGATACATTCATT CATGTAACTGATCTGTCTGGCAGAGAGACACTAGTTCGCATCACTG GTGGTATGAAGGTAAAGGCCGATAGGGATGAGTCTTCACCCTATGCGGCTATGCTTGCAGCACAGGATGTATCGCAGAGATGCAAG GAACTTGGCATCACTGCTCTTCATATCAAGCTCCGTGCTACTGGAGGAAATAAAACCAAGACACCTGGTCCTGGTGCTCAGTCTGCACTCCGGGCCCTTGCTCGTTCTGGAATGAAGATTGGTCGCATAG AGGATGTGACTCCCATCCCTAGTGACAGCACTCGAAGGAAGGGTGGTAGAAGAGGTAGAAGACTGTAG
- the LOC115983482 gene encoding germin-like protein 9-3 codes for MASKTFTMKFFSLLISSFAIVHMVKAGDLDILSDFIVPANVTTVDGNFFTFTGMRVLVKAAPPTAFKVLKASMAEFPALNGQSVSFAVLQFPAGTPNQPHTHPRASELLFLVQGTLQVGFVDTTNKLFTQALQTGDIFVFPGGLVHFQYNADAQVPALAISAFGSANAGTVSIPNTLFTTGIDNNVLAKSFKTDVATIQALKAGLAPKP; via the coding sequence ATGGCCTCCAAAACTTTCACAATGAAATTCTTCTCACTACTAATTTCTTCATTTGCTATTGTCCATATGGTAAAAGCCGGAGATCTAGACATTCTCTCTGATTTCATAGTCCCAGCTAATGTCACCACAGTTGATGGAAATTTCTTCACATTTACTGGCATGCGTGTCCTAGTCAAGGCAGCCCCTCCCACTGCCTTCAAGGTCTTGAAAGCAAGCATGGCAGAGTTTCCGGCTCTCAATGGACAGAGTGTTTCCTTTGCTGTCCTCCAATTCCCGGCTGGCACCCCTAACCAACCCCACACTCATCCTCGTGCTTCTGAGCTCCTTTTCCTGGTTCAAGGTACCCTTCAAGTCGGGTTTGTTGATACAACCAACAAGCTCTTTACTCAAGCACTACAAACGGGTGATATCTTTGTGTTTCCTGGGGGACTTGTGCACTTCCAGTATAATGCTGATGCACAAGTACCGGCTCTAGCGATTTCAGCTTTTGGGAGTGCAAATGCTGGAACTGTTTCAATTCCCAACACTTTGTTCACTACTGGCATTGACAACAATGTCTTGGCTAAATCCTTCAAGACGGATGTTGCCACTATTCAAGCTCTAAAGGCTGGTCTTGCCCCCAAGCCTTGA
- the LOC115995123 gene encoding uncharacterized protein LOC115995123, producing MDSKFIAITLESYVREDISRTVATLRSVLHAKHGHWASHYKVWDAKQKAVVTIYGDFDKSYAELLRFLAALKDVDPTTVTQLKCDHRSVPGTCTFNCAFWAFGPCIEGFKYCRPVISIDATHLYGKYKRKLLIVMATDANNEVYPLAFAVVESESKETWGWFLACLKRYVTDRTNLCIISDRHSGIKTCFDDIRMTWLQPPQAHHRYCLRDVVSNVNTKWKIPELKNMVWRAASANQVRKFQPTLDLIRNVKPAAHRYLENENKEKWTLAHDGGRRYGAMTTNLSECFNGVLKGARSLPITAMVRYTFFKVNSYFDARRNLVLEQLEAGQEWCKYAMDKFEKNQAKAKDHMVTRMCTQARLYQVDTPGNPLSNGGEQHMHRVDLRGMTCTCGKWEAYKMLCSHVIAICAKYKHDAQQFIDPCYSMSHRYHSYEPIFQPLKDRLAWPDLEETRVVMPNPQLIRNKGRPKST from the coding sequence ATGGATTCGAAGTTCATTGCCATCACACTTGAGTCATACGTACGGGAAGACATTTCAAGAACAGTAGCAACCCTGCGTAGTGTTCTTCATGCGAAGCATGGCCATTGGGCGTCTCACTATAAGGTTTGGGATGCAAAACAGAAAGCCGTTGTAACCATCTATGGTGATTTCGATAAGTCATACGCAGAATTGCTTCGGTTCCTGGCAGCGTTAAAAGATGTAGATCCAACCACAGTGACACAGTTGAAGTGCGACCACCGTAGTGTGCCGGGAACTTGCACATTTAACTGTGCCTTTTGGGCTTTTGGTCCGTGTATAGAAGGGTTCAAGTATTGTAGGCCGGTGATAAGTATCGATGCAACGCACCTCTATGGCAAGTACAAGAGGAAGTTGTTGATAGTAATGGCAACAGATGCTAACAACGAGGTTTATCCACTCGCGTTTGCCGTTGTTGAAAGTGAGAGCAAGGAGACATGGGGATGGTTCTTGGCATGCCTGAAACGATATGTTACGGACCGGACAAATCTTTGCATCATCTCTGACCGACATTCGGGTATAAAAACTTGCTTTGATGACATAAGGATGACTTGGTTGCAGCCTCCCCAGGCCCATCACCGGTATTGCCTCCGCGATGTAGTTAGCAATGTTAACACAAAATGGAAAATTCCGGAGTTGAAGAATATGGTATGGAGGGCAGCAAGCGCGAATCAAGTTAGAAAGTTTCAGCCCACACTGGATTTAATTCGCAATGTCAAACCGGCTGCACACAGGTacttagaaaatgaaaacaaagaaaagtggACACTTGCACACGACGGAGGGCGTCGATACGGAGCAATGACAACCAACCTATCAGAGTGTTTTAATGGAGTGCTGAAAGGTGCACGCAGCTTGCCAATCACGGCAATGGTGAGGTACACCTTCTTCAAAGTGAACTCCTACTTTGACGCTCGTCGTAATCTCGTTCTAGAGCAATTGGAAGCGGGTCAAGAATGGTGCAAGTATGCCATGGACAAGTTCGAAAAAAACCAAGCGAAGGCAAAGGACCATATGGTGACACGGATGTGCACACAAGCGCGGTTATATCAGGTTGACACACCGGGTAATCCTCTAAGTAATGGGGGCGAACAACACATGCACAGGGTTGATCTTCGGGGTATGACATGCACATGTGGAAAATGGGAAGCATACAAGATGCTGTGTTCACACGTAATAGCAATTTGTGCTAAGTATAAGCACGATGCGCAGCAGTTTATTGATCCTTGCTATAGCATGAGTCATAGGTACCATAGCTATGAACCGATATTCCAACCGTTGAAAGACAGATTAGCATGGCCGGATCTGGAAGAAACTAGAGTAGTGATGCCTAATCCGCAACTGATCCGAAACAAAGGTCGGCCAAAGTCCACATGA